A DNA window from Paramormyrops kingsleyae isolate MSU_618 chromosome 10, PKINGS_0.4, whole genome shotgun sequence contains the following coding sequences:
- the lsm11 gene encoding U7 snRNA-associated Sm-like protein LSm11, with protein sequence MEEKVRKGQQNQCVKSEKKEATSAEADEDDTDSKLDVSSEHFDPMLALYSPKFSLPFPDVRCFNNVAEYESFLRGGRGRAKPENVEKKKRKAQKGVADPERIERLKKLMVKAAPPEGEESGSSRRPPRKQKAPKNVLTRMQLHSGSPLGELHRCVKDRVRVKVHIRTFKGLRGVCSGFVVAFDKFWNMAMVDVDETYRKPLLGDAILHAPSLTVTRLFERLKLQESPEPGQSGAAGDSVSEAAAQKPVFPTSRQPSTGQSGTAEGQGSTARKEGKRTKADYQTVHTRHISQLFIRGENVLLVHVPP encoded by the exons ATGGAAGAGAAGGTGAGGAAGGGGCAGCAAAACCAGTGCGTGAAAAGCGAGAAAAAAGAAGCGACCAGTGCCGAGGCGGACGAAGATGACACTGACTCTAAGTTAGATGTAAGCTCTGAACACTTTGATCCGATGTTGGCACTGTACTCCCCGAAATTCAGCCTGCCCTTCCCGGACGTAAGGTGCTTTAACAACGTCGCCGAGTATGAGAGTTTCCTCCGAGGCGGTCGGGGGAGAGCTAAGCCCGAAAATGTGGAGAAAAAGAAGAGGAAGGCGCAGAAAGGCGTCGCCGACCCGGAGAGGATCGAGAGACTGAAGAAGCTGATGGTAAAGGCTGCGCCGCCGGAAGGAGAAGAGAGCGGCAGCTCCAGGAGGCCTCCCCGAAAGCAGAAAGCGCCCAAGAACGTCCTGACAAGGATGCAAC TGCATTCAGGCAGTCCGCTGGGGGAGCTTCACCGCTGCGTCAAAGACCGGGTCCGAGTCAAAGTGCACATTCGCACCTTCAAGGGTCTCCGTGGCGTCTGCTCCGGCTTCGTCGTGGCCTTTGATAAGTTCTGGAATATG GCCATGGTGGACGTAGATGAGACATACAGGAAGCCGCTGCTAGGGGATGCAATTCTGCACGCGCCATCTCTCACCGTCACCAGA CTCTTCGAAAGGTTGAAACTGCAGGAGAGTCCGGAGCCCGGGCAGAGCGGGGCAGCGGGGGACTCCGTGTCAGAGGCTGCTGCACAGAAGCCTGTTTTCCCCACGAGCCGTCAGCCGAGCACCGGGCAGTCGGGGACGGCAGAAGGACAGGGCTCAACGGCCAGAAAGGAAGGGAAAAGGACAAAAGCGGACTACCAAACGGTGCACACACGGCACATAAGCCAGCTGTTCATCCGAGGAGAGAACGTGCTGCTGGTTCACGTACCGCCGTAG
- the clint1a gene encoding clathrin interactor 1a yields MLNMWKVRELVDKATNVVMNYSEIESKVREATNDDPWGPSGQLMGEIARATFMYEQFPEVMNMLWTRMLKDNKKSWRRVYKALLLLAYLIKNGSERVVTSTREHVYDLRSIESYHFVDENGKDQGINVRQKVKEMVEFVQDDDRLREERKKAKKNKDKYIGVSSDSMGGFRYSDKYESEPRSKWDDDWDKSKAFPFSEKLGEITDKIGSTIDDTINKFRKKDRDDSPDRFSDNEEDRERAARNGRAGRSEFRDEEEETTSRNTSLTQAKESGSSSAARKRGGVPSKTVDLGAAAHYTGDKGSPGTSKVQTPATEASPSSSTGLADLLVVDSGSRQTAAPAPDLISDFASFSSPAAPASVPTVAATASSVNDDFGDWNAFPGSTPAPPAAMNLFSGMQAKPAPSSALLDLMGPSPVQPTLSASQSMTFPLSSSQSTGIPMSKSQPLQSLSHPMMPQPMGAPKPGIGAPMPATWSDSSVNISLDFLSPGSQPPKPAQPSLNTMIQQQGAQPAIATVSQGFAGMNLSMQPSPATVRPPSNPMMPSGGMAMPPMMATGTMGMGSLGMPVSHGAMNMNMGAPSHGLGLSGGTGLGHVSPTMVTPKPDAFANFANFGK; encoded by the exons CACCAATGTGGTCATGAACTATTCAGAGATCGAGTCCAAGGTTCGAGAAGCCACCAACGATGACCCCTGGGGGCCCTCGGGGCAGCTCATGGGGGAGATTGCCAG GGCCACGTTCATGTACGAGCAGTTCCCCGAGGTTATGAACATGCTATGGACCAGGATGCTGAAGGACAACAAGAAGAGCTGGAGGAGAGTTTATAAG gcctTATTGCTGCTGGCATACCTCATCAAGAACGGGTCGGAGCGGGTCGTCACCAGTACCAGAGAGCACGTCTACGACCTGCGCTCCATCGAAAGCTATCACTTCGTGG ACGAAAACGGCAAGGATCAGGGCATCAATGTGCGGCAGAAGGTGAAGGAGATGGTCGAGTTCGTGCAAGATGACGACCGTCTccgggaggagaggaagaaagcCAAGAAGAACAAGGACAAATACATCGGGGTGTCCTCCGACAGCATGGGGGGCTTCCGATACT CGGACAAATACGAATCGGAGCCCAGGTCCAAGTGGGACGATGACTGGGACAAGAGCAAGGCCTTCCCCTTCAGTGAGAAGCTGGGCGAGATCACCGACAAGATTGGGAGCACCATCGACGACACGATCAACAAGTTCCGCAAGAAGGATCGCGACGACTCGCCCGACAGGTTCAG CGACAACGAGGAGGACAGGGAGCGTGCAGCCCGCAACGGCCGAGCCGGCAGGTCCGAGTTCAGGGACGAGGAAGAGGAGACGACTTCCAGGAACACCAGCCTTACGCAGGCGAAGgagagcggcagcagcagcgccGCACGCAAGCGAGGGGGGGTCCCCTCCAAGACCGTGGACCTGGGCGCTGCTGCCCACTACACGGGTGACAAGGGCAGCCCCGGCACCTCCAAG GTCCAGACTCCAGCTACAGAAGCAAGTCCGTCTTCCAGCACAGGCCTGGCGGACCTGCTGGTCGTGGACTCCGGCAGCCGCCAGACAGCGGCCCCAG CACCAGACCTGATCAGTGACTTCGCCAGCTTCTCGTCTCCGGCTGCTCCTGCCAGCGTCCCCACGGTAGCCG CCACAGCCTCCAGCGTGAATGATGATTTCGGCGACTGGAATGCCTTTCCCGGCAGCAcgccagcgccccctgctgccatGAATCTGTTCTCCGGGATGCAGGCCAAGCCGGCGCCCTCCAGTGCTCTGCTGGACCTGATGGGTCCCTCCCCCGTCCAGCCCACCCTGAGCGCCTCGCAGAGCATGACCTTTCCCCTCAGCAGCTCCCAGAGCACGGGTATCCCTATGTCCAAGTCCCAG CCGCTGCAAAGCCTGAGCCATCCCATGATGCCGCAGCCGATGGGAGCGCCGAAGCCGGGGATTGGGGCCCCCATGCCAGCCACGTGGTCAGACTCCAGCGTCAACATCAGCCTGGACTTCCTATCTCCGGGCTCGCAGCCGCCCAagccagcccagcccagcctgaaCACCATGATTCAGCAGCAGG gTGCTCAGCCAGCCATCGCCACGGTAAGCCAGGGCTTCGCTGGTATGAACCTGTCCATGCAGCCCTCGCCGGCCACCGTCCGGCCGCCCAGCAACCCCATGATGCCCAGCGGGGGCATGGCGATGCCGCCCATGATGGCCACGGGCACCATGGGCATGGGCTCCCTGGGCATGCCCGTCAGCCACGGCGCGATGAACATGAACATGGGGGCACCCTCCCACGGCCTGGGGCTGTCCGGGGGCACGGGCCTGGGCCACGTCAGCCCTACCATGGTGACCCCCAAACCGGATGCCTTTGCCAACTTCGCCAACTTCGGCAAATGA